GTACCGGCTGAGGTAGGTCCAGTGCAGCAGGTCCGGCGAGCTGTAGAGGTTCACGCCATTGCCCCCGGCGTCGGACCAGACGACCAGCACCCACCGCGACGTGGGCGCGTGCCAGATCACCTTGGGATCACGGCTGGTGCCCGCGAGGGTGATCACCTTGCGGCCGCTGTCGTACGTCTGAAACGTGCGGCCCGCGTCGTTGCTGTAGTGGACGATGACCCCGTTGGTTCCGGAGAACACGACGAAGGGCGACTCGCTCCCGGTGCGCAGGCCGGAGGTGTTGTTGACATCGACCACCCCGTTGCCGGACCACAGGTCCCCGGGGTGCACATCGGGCTCGAGTGCCATCGGCTTCTGGGTCCAGTGCACCAGGTCCGGGCTGGTGGCGTGGCCCCAGTGCATGGTGTCCCATGCCAGCCCGTGCGGGTTGTGCTGGAAGAAGAGGTGGTAGGTGCCATTGTAGTACAGCGGCGCGTTGACATCGTTCATCCAGCCCCCCCGAGAACTGAAGTGGAACTGGCCGCGGTATGGCTCGGTGTACGCGGTCGCGGGATACGGAAACTCGGGGTAGTCGGCCACCGAGCCGGCATGGCTCGACGAGACCGGCAGGGCGACGGCGAGCGCCGCGAGCATCAGGGGGACGACATCTCGAATGGGTCTGGGATTCACGGGCGCGGCCCTCGCGACGGCGATGGAAAGGAAGGACGCACTCTACAAAACCTTGAAAATCGATAAACAAAATCAACCTGTAAAAACCGACTGAAGGAGCCATGAGCGAAGAACAGTTGACGGGAGACCCACTCACGGTGGCGCTCGCCCGCTCTGGGCACACGCCCTCTGCGCAGGCCCCTGCCCCGAGGGAGCTGAGCAAAGCCGAGTGGGTCGTTCCAGGCGCGTGGTTCGAGGCCCCGTTCCTCCGGTCGGAACGGAGCCCTTGGTTCAGTAGCAGAGATAATCGTCATTCCATCCGTTGGGGTCGGCGGGCTCGCTCACGAGCGTGCACCGCATGCCGCTGATGGGCCCTACGTTGCTGGCGCGGGTTCACCGGCGAGATGAACATCGACCAGTTCTGCGTCAGGCTAGAGCCGCCCCAAGGTAGAAGTTCCTTTCCTGGCGGAGACCGAGCTGGCCACGGAGTACTCCTTCGATGGAGAAATGGGCTGGGATGATACGACGACCTCTACGACAGAGCTTGGGACGGCCATCTCCTATCAGATGGTAGTGCCGGCAATGAGCAAGAAGCGCATCGATCTGCTCTACTACCGCACCCAGTCGGAGAGCAGCTATAGCGCACAGGCTCAAGTCGCCTTCACCATCAAGCTCGAGGGCCATCTGCGCAGTGTGGTTGGCAACGGCCACGTCAACCATCCGACCGACGAGGCGCCCTTTTCAGTGTCCTTTGGGGACAACACCCGCTCGGGTTTCGAGGACATCCTCGACAAGTACAACCATCGGCAAATCAATGGTTATCCAGAATGGGACTGGAGCTGGATGCGGATCAACTTCAGTCCCGTGCTGGATGAAGTCATTCCCTTCTTCGACGGCGGCGTTGCCATTCCGATAAGCGGTAAGTTCAGCAAGATCGCCGGCGGCATCACCTACATCAAGGAATATCCGGCTGAGCCGCTGTGACGTAGGGAAGGGAGAGGCCCTGCTGCGGCCGGTGAGCCGCGGCAGGGAGGGCGGGAAGCCCATCCTCTGCTCAACCGCCCTGGAGGAACGCCTTCACGCGGGCCTGCGCGTAAAGCGACGAAGTCCGGTGCGGATGGGTCGGCCTGTTGCTCGCTGGTGTTTTGCTGGGCCCACGTGCGACGCGATTTGTGGAGGCCGAGAAGGTGGCCCTCGCGTGCACCGAGGTGCTGGCGCTCATTGGCCAGCGTATGCCATGGAGGCCGACCTGTCCGACCCGCACGTGATTTCATGCTCATCAACGCCCTGGGGCATCCACGTCACTCCCCACCTTCTTGGAGAGGTTGGCGCGCAGGTACTGCTGAGGGAGGATGGCTTCCTCCGTCCACGCCGAATCTCTTTCCGGCTCGAGTCCCGCGTTTCGAATTCTTTGACACCCTCCCGGGGGACATCGGGGCTATGCTCGCTCGCCTCGAACCGAGCCCATACTTCCAGGAGACATGAAATGAGCAAGAGACCGATCCGAATCATCCAGTGGGGTTGCGGCTTGATGGGCCAGACCCTCATTCGTACCCTGCGCGAGAAGGGCGCCGAGTTGGTGGGGGCCATCGATCACAACGCGGCCCGCCGGGGCCGGGATGCGGGAGAGGTCGCCGGGCTCGGCCAGGCGCTCGGCGTGCGCATCCACCCTCCCGAGGAGGCCGACGCCGTCTTCCGCGAGGCCCAGGCCGATGTGTGCATCCTGTGCACGCGCAGCATCATGAGCGAGCTGGCCGGCGCCCTGCGCGTGGCCGCCCATCACGGCGTCAACGCCATCACCATCGGAGAGGAGGCGTTCTATCCCTGGACCACCTCCAAGGCGCTCACCGAGGAGCTGGACCTGCTCGCCAAGGCCAACGACTGCACCCTCACCGGCTCGGGCTTCCAGGATGTGTTCTGGGGCAACCTCATCACCGTGCTGGCCGGCGCCACCCACCGCATCGACCGCATCGTGGGGCTGACCCAGTACAACGCCGATGACTACGGGAGCGCGCTGGCCCAGAAGCATGGTGTTGGGCTCGATCCGGAGACCTTCGCGGCCAGGATTGGCGCGAGCAACGCACCCTCCTATGTCTGGAATTCCAATGAGTGGCTGTGCGCCCAGCTAGGCTGGCGCGTGCGCGACATCCGCCAGCAACTGCTGCCCACCACCCATACCGGGACGTTGCGCTCGGCGAGCCTCGGCCGTGAGGTTCCCGCCGGGCATGCCACGGGCATGAAGGCGGTGGTGGTGACGGAGACGCACGAGGGCCCGGTCATCGAGACGCACTGCGTGGGCAAGCTCTACGCGCCCGGCGAGGTGGACCTCAACGAGTGGACGCTGCGGGGTGAGCCCAACACCACGGTAACCATCCGCCAACCAGCGACGCCCGCGCTCACGTGCGCCACCGTGCTCAACCGCCTGCCCCAACTGCTGGCCGCACCTCCGGGTTTCGTCACCACCGATCGCTTCACGCCCTCCACTTATGTTCTCCGATTGGAGACGGAGGCGTAGGGCGCCGCGGCTCCCGCTGGCCCCGCGGCTCTCACGGAGCCGCGGGTGGCTAGCTCATCCGCACTACTTGAGAAACGGAAACGCCCTGGCCGGATTGGGCGAGCAGCCTCCGTTGAGGCACACCACGTCGAGTTCCGGGTTGATGCCCAGGGCCGGGTTCCTACAGTCGTCGGTCGTGCCGCACGGCACCGCGGGAGACAGGCCCAGCACCCGGTATTCGGCCGTGCAGGCGCCATCACCAAACACCAGCGAGCCCTCGAACGTGGTTCCCGGAGCCGACGGCGAGGAGTACACGGACACGTTGCTGAACTGGTAATCCACCGTCCGCGCGGGCAAGGGGCCGCCGCTGGCGTCCTCCACGGCCCGGGCCTCGATCGTGATCCGGCTGAAGGACGGCGCCAGGCACACGTCCCGCTCGTCCGGCTCCTGGGAGAACGCCGACAGGGCCGTGGCCAGCGCGGAGGCCCGGAGCGAGCCCGTGGGATCCGTCGGGCTCGAGGGGTCCACCGGAGGGCTCAGCGTCACCCGGGGCCGCCGGGTGCCAGACGTGTCGACGTAGGTCGCCAGTGCGACCGCCGCGAGGGGACGCAGGGCCACGGAGGCCGGTGCCTGGGGCTGCTCGCTCACGGGGACCATGTACTTGTACACCCCGAACTGGTCCGCGGTGAGGGTTTCGCACGACCGGGAGACATCCTCGGGGTTCTTCGGAATGTACGCGACCTGCCAGAGCCCGTCCTGGATCTGGCAGCCGGGAGAGGGCTGTTGCACGGCGCAGCCAGACAGGCCGCCGACCGTGCTCGCCAGGACCATCAGGGTCGCCATCTGCATGTTCATCGCGCGTCGCTCCAATCCACGGGAGGGCTAGAAGGTGTACCTGAGGCCCAGACGGATCTGCCGCGGGCTCTGGTAGGCGGTGGGTTGTTTGAAGTTCTTGTTCACGTCGTCCGCGGACAGCTTGCCGGCGGGCAGGCCCGTGGCGGGGTCGAGGACGGTGACCTGGTCCGCCGTCAGGGCCCCTCCGGCCGTCTTGCCCCCCGTGATGGGGAGCACGCCCTGGAAGGTATAGGCCTCGTCCACGCTCGTGACCTGCTGGAAGTTGAAGAGGTTGAACACGTCCACGCTGAGCGACAGCACGTGCGTCTTGTTCAGGCGGTAATTCATTCCGACATTCGCATCGACGGTGTGCACCCACGGCGTGCGGCCCGCGGAGCCACGGGCCAGGATGAACGCCTCGTTGGGGCC
Above is a window of Cystobacter fuscus DNA encoding:
- a CDS encoding dihydrodipicolinate reductase, translated to MSKRPIRIIQWGCGLMGQTLIRTLREKGAELVGAIDHNAARRGRDAGEVAGLGQALGVRIHPPEEADAVFREAQADVCILCTRSIMSELAGALRVAAHHGVNAITIGEEAFYPWTTSKALTEELDLLAKANDCTLTGSGFQDVFWGNLITVLAGATHRIDRIVGLTQYNADDYGSALAQKHGVGLDPETFAARIGASNAPSYVWNSNEWLCAQLGWRVRDIRQQLLPTTHTGTLRSASLGREVPAGHATGMKAVVVTETHEGPVIETHCVGKLYAPGEVDLNEWTLRGEPNTTVTIRQPATPALTCATVLNRLPQLLAAPPGFVTTDRFTPSTYVLRLETEA